Proteins from a genomic interval of Bacillota bacterium:
- a CDS encoding HD domain-containing phosphohydrolase, with the protein MSIHVTEREIAARTGVMEARQSPPAPAAGPRGRSRATPWHRLLDAVWNLNVTRDVPSTYEMLGRQAIGLVNADGAAIYAPQESGGVRCAWSEGVSATYTESVTRAVAQIPGGEVLREAKARVITDAPVQKRWVRLAELTRQEGIRTIGLFPMVMEGRVCAVLAVYHRRVRPYRRWEKEALTAFAYQAALALTGAELHEEARRRTEELQQMYDRLQDAYRQLQAFQEIGTELAASLDVQHVLGTVARYAAELTGSDAGGVFEYHPEEGSLTVSASYDAPESLVEGIRRARVQLGQGAIGRAAAERRPVQVQDTETDPDYPFRYLTRPRGIRAILAVPMLSGDELVGGVVVWRRTPGPFGQGEVQLLETLAQQSTAAIRNARLYSALEQAYDNTLEALTAALDVRDRDTEGHSRRVAALALAIAREMQLSPREQQALYRGGLLHDIGKIGIPDSILHKPGPLSDEEWAVMRNHPNLGFQVLNRVEFLQPVTAVVLYHHERFDGLGYPMGLRGEQIPLVARVFAVADAYDAMTSWRPYRPALDSATAVREIVRHSGTQFDPEVVNAFLRVMARGDRAIHHDCRNVNRN; encoded by the coding sequence TTGTCGATACACGTGACGGAGCGCGAGATCGCGGCAAGGACAGGGGTCATGGAAGCACGCCAGTCACCGCCGGCTCCAGCGGCCGGCCCGCGCGGGCGTTCGAGGGCCACTCCCTGGCACCGGCTGCTGGATGCGGTGTGGAACCTCAATGTCACTCGCGACGTTCCCTCCACGTACGAGATGCTTGGCCGCCAGGCAATCGGCCTTGTCAACGCAGACGGGGCGGCCATCTATGCTCCCCAGGAGTCAGGCGGCGTCAGGTGCGCCTGGTCAGAAGGGGTTTCAGCGACCTACACCGAGAGCGTCACCCGAGCCGTTGCGCAGATCCCCGGGGGCGAGGTGCTGCGCGAGGCGAAAGCCCGGGTTATCACCGATGCCCCGGTCCAGAAAAGGTGGGTTCGCCTCGCCGAACTGACCCGCCAGGAGGGGATCCGCACCATCGGGCTGTTCCCCATGGTGATGGAGGGAAGGGTCTGCGCGGTACTGGCCGTCTATCACCGGCGGGTGCGGCCTTACCGCCGCTGGGAGAAGGAAGCCCTCACGGCGTTTGCGTACCAGGCGGCACTGGCGCTCACGGGCGCTGAGCTGCATGAGGAAGCCCGGCGCCGGACGGAGGAGCTACAGCAGATGTACGACCGGCTGCAGGATGCGTACCGCCAGCTCCAGGCGTTCCAGGAGATCGGCACGGAGCTTGCAGCGAGCCTCGATGTCCAGCACGTACTTGGCACTGTGGCGCGGTATGCTGCGGAACTGACGGGGTCCGACGCGGGTGGCGTCTTCGAGTATCATCCCGAGGAAGGAAGCCTGACCGTCAGCGCAAGCTACGACGCCCCCGAGAGCCTGGTGGAGGGCATTCGGCGGGCGCGGGTGCAGTTGGGGCAGGGGGCCATCGGGCGGGCTGCCGCCGAGCGGCGTCCCGTCCAGGTGCAGGACACCGAAACGGATCCGGACTACCCCTTTCGGTACCTGACCCGCCCGCGAGGCATCCGCGCCATTCTGGCGGTCCCCATGCTTTCGGGCGATGAACTGGTGGGAGGCGTGGTGGTCTGGCGGCGCACGCCCGGCCCTTTCGGGCAGGGCGAGGTACAGCTTCTCGAGACCCTGGCCCAGCAGTCCACGGCTGCCATCCGCAACGCACGCCTCTACTCGGCGCTGGAGCAGGCGTACGACAACACCCTGGAGGCGCTGACGGCGGCCCTGGACGTCAGGGATCGGGACACGGAAGGCCATTCCCGCCGGGTGGCCGCCCTGGCGCTGGCGATTGCGCGGGAAATGCAGCTTTCGCCCCGGGAGCAGCAGGCGCTGTACCGGGGCGGCCTCCTGCACGACATCGGCAAGATCGGCATTCCCGACAGCATCCTTCACAAGCCCGGCCCGCTCAGCGACGAGGAATGGGCGGTCATGCGCAACCACCCGAATCTGGGCTTTCAGGTGCTCAACCGCGTGGAGTTCCTGCAGCCGGTGACGGCGGTGGTGCTGTACCACCACGAACGTTTCGACGGGCTCGGCTACCCCATGGGGCTCCGGGGCGAGCAGATCCCCCTCGTGGCCCGGGTGTTCGCGGTGGCGGACGCGTACGACGCCATGACCTCCTGGCGGCCGTACCGGCCCGCGCTGGATTCGGCCACCGCGGTGCGGGAGATCGTCCGGCACTCGGGGACGCAGTTCGACCCTGAAGTGG